One Mycobacterium paraseoulense genomic window, AGATTGCCGTCAAGGCTGTGGTTCGGCATGGATCACGACCCTCACTGCAATCTCGTCGCGGGGTTGCTACGCTGACACAAAGATACGAGTTTGTGTCATCGCTTCGCAAGAAATCGCCGGCTCGGACCGCAGGGAGGGGAGCATGACGGCCCACAACGACGGGTTGATCGGCCCGACGGCCGGCACCCGTTTCGACACCGGCGTGCGCGAGGCCGTGCCCATGCCGGTCGACGAAGCCGACGAACTAGCCGGCGACTTCGCGCGGTTGGGACCGGCGTCGTTGATCTGGAAGTTCTACGGCGACAACCGCACCCAATTCTTCGGGTTCCAGCGCACCGCGGGTGTCGAGAACTGCATAGAACAGCTGGCCCAGGGCGTGCTCGATCACTCGGTGGTCTTCAGCGACACGCTGGGGCGGGCGAAGCGGACCGCGCCGCCGCTGATGAAGACCGTCTACTCCGACCAACCGCGCGAGTGGGGCAGGCGGGTGCGGGACTTCCACAAAACGATCAAGGGAACCATCAGCGACGGCACGCGCTATCACGCGCTGAATCCGGAGCTGTTCTACTGGGCGCACGCCAGCTTCGTCGACCAGGTCATCTACAACACCGACACCTTCATCCGCCGGCTGTCCCGTGCGGAGAAGGAGCAGATCTTCAACGAGGGCAAGGTGTGGTACAGCCTCTACGGCGTCAGCGACCGCGCCCAGCCGCAGACCTACGACGAGTTCCTCGCCTATTGGGACGAGATGCTCGAGCGGTTCGTACCGCACAAGACCGTCCTGTACGGGACCGGCTACATCAGGAAGGGGATCCCCGGCCCGCGCTGGATTCCGCGGCCGGTCTGGAGGGTGTTGTCCGCGCCGCTCAACGCCTACACCCGGCTGGTGTTGGTCGGAACCATGCCCCCGCAGATGCGCGAAGTCTGCCAGCTGGAGTGGAATCCGAAGAAGGAGAAGCGGTTTCAGCGGTTTGCCGCGGCCATGCGCGCGCTCAACCCGCCGATCAACCGGCTGCCCGTGAAGATGATCTACACCCCCTGGGCGGCCGCGGCGTGGCGGCGCTCGGGCGTCGACCCGCGCCGGCTGCACAACCGCGCCCGCTAGGCGGTGCTCACGAGCGGCGTTCGGCCGCGGCGATGCCGCCTTTGAGCAGTTCGTCGATGACCTTCTTGAACACCGGCAGCATCAGCCGCTCAACGCCTGGGATCTTCAGCGTCGACCGTAGCTGCCAGCTGACCTCGGTCCCGGTGCCTGTTTCACGCAGCTGGATCGTGCCGATGTGGTTGCGGGTCGGTGCGCCTGAGAGCATCTTGTACGCGTAGCGGGTGGGTCGCTCATATTCGATGATCTCCTCGACGAATGGTGGTCCGATCGCCACCAGACGCCTGATCGCGCCGACACCGTTCGGTGCGGGGTTGCCTTCGCGATCGAGTGTGCTGCGCCGGAACCCGCGCGTGTGGGCCGCGATCGCGCGGTGGTCGGTCATGGCGTCGAACACGGTCTCGATCGGCGCCGTGGAGGTCCGGGTGAGGGTGAACTCGATCATTCGCGCTCCACGCTGCCGGTATGCCCCGCCGGTATCTGGTTGTCCGCCGCCATGATCCGTCCCCTCTCGTCACAGAGAACATAGCCTCACGGCCGACAGCCCATCCAGGCCGCAGAAGCCCCTGGCGCAACGCCAAGTCCGCCGCAACGACGGGGACCGCACCTCCGGCTGCCAAAGTGAACGGCGGGTACACGGCACCGAAATTCCCTGCGAAGTAAGCCATTGCGGCGACAGGCGCTTGGCGAGCCGACCCGCATGGGCCAGGATCTCTGGGTATGGCCGATATCGATTTCTCGTTGCTGGACGTCCCGAGATCGGAACCGGTCGAGGATGGCGAGGCCTACCTGCGCGCCGCGATCGCCTGGCATTTCGGCGAAGACACCGGTTCCGCGTTCTGGTTGCGGACCGCCGCGACGCTGGACTTCAACCCGCTGACGGACGTCAACACCTTCGCCGATCTGCGACTCTTTCCCAACCTCGTCAACGAATTGCGCGACGTGCCGGTGGAGGAGCTCATCCCGCGCGGCTACGGCGAACCGCGTCCGGTGCCGCAGGTATTCGAGTCGGGCGGCACCACCGGCGCACCGAAACGGACTGCGCAGCTACCGGATTGGATCGCGCAGGTGGTGCGCTGGCAGACCGAGGACTTCGCCGGCGGCGGGTTTCGCCCCGGCGAGGGCTTCCTGTGCCTGATGCCGAGCGGCCCGCACGGGGTGGGCTATTTCTCGCGGCTGGTCTCCGAGCGGCTCGGCGCGACCTTCCACGCGATCGACATCGATCCCCGCTGGGTGAAAAAGGTCGCCGCCCGCGGCGCGGCGGCCGAAGTCGCCGCATACGTCGACCATGTCGTCGAGCAGGCCGTGTTCGTGCTGCGGACGCAGAAGGTCGCGAACCTGCACACCACCCCGCCGCTGCTGGAGGCCATGGCCCGCGACGATCGGGTGGTCGATCTGATCAACGACAAGATCCGCTACCTGTTACTCAGCGGCGCGCACGTGGACGCCGACACCCTCGACCTGCTCCGCGGCATCTTCCCGGCCACCACGATCACTATGGCCTTCGGCAGCACAATGGTGCTCTCCCAGGCGGTTACCCGAACGGACGACGGCGACGTGTTCGTGTTCGACCCGCGGACGCCGTACGTGGTGTTCTGGGTGGTCGACCCCGATACGGGAGAACGGGTGCCCTACGGGCGGACCGGCCAGGTGGTCATGCACCACATCAGCAAGGGCATGTTCATCCCCAACAACCTGGAGCGCGACCTGGCGGTCAGGATGCCCGGGCCGGCGGGCGAGCTCAGCGACTCGGTGAGCGCGGTACGTCCGGTTTCCACCTTCGATGGTGAGGCCGTCATCGAAGGCGTGTACTGAGCATGGCAAGCGAACGGTCCGGCGTCGCAACCGATTTGGTGCCGATCGACGCGCTGGGCCCCGAGGGGGAGTACCGGACCCGCCGTCGCGAGGTCCTGTTCAGCACCGCCGGTGCCGCGGTCGCCGAATTGAGCATCGTGCCGCCGCTGTACGTCGCGCGCACCCTGGCCGCGCAACGCAAGGCGGTACCGCTGCCCGTCGGGCGGCGTGCGGCGGCGCTGTCGGTTGCCGCCGGCATTTTCACCGACGATGCCGTCGCCGGCCTGGACTTCGAGCGCTACGTGACCCTGGCCAGCCGGATATCTGGCCTGCCGATCGCGGTCACCCGCGCCGGTGCGCGCAGCGTCGCGGACGCCGTCGGCGGGGCGTTCGATGCGGTCCGGCCGGCTCGCCCGCAGGGCGCGACGCTCGATTGGCGCGAAAACGGCACCCCCCGGGGTGGCGCGGTTTGGGCGCGGCGCGGGGAGGTGTTCGCCGTGCACGCGGCGGGAAACGGTCCCGGCGTGCATGGCCTGTGGCCGCAGGCCCTGGCGCTTGGCTACCGGGTCGCGGTGCGTCCGTCCCGCCGCGAGCCGCTGACCGCGCACCGGCTGGTGCATGCCCTGCGGCAGGCCGGCTTTCGCCCCGAGGACGCCGTCTACTTGCCCACCGATCACGTCGGCGCCGACGAGATCATCCGCTCGACCGACCTGGCCATGGTGTACGGCGGGCAGCCGGTGGTCGACAAGTACGCCGACGACCCGGCGGTGATCGTGAACGGACCGGGGCGGGCGAAGATCCTGATCACCGCCGACCAGGATTGGCGTGCGCACGTCGACCTCATCGTCGACTCGATCGCCAACCTCGGGGGCATGGCCTGCGTCAACACCACCGCCGTGCTGTACGAGGGCGATCCCGCCCCGCTGGCGCGCGCAATCGCCCGGCGGTTAGCGGCGATCAGGCCGATGCCCACCGATGACGAGCGGGCGATCCTGCCCACCCAGCCCGTCGAGAACGCCCGGGCCCTGGCGGATCATCTGGCGGCCAAGGCCGCCGGATCCACGCCACTGCTGGGCGCCGAGCAGGTGGTCGCCGAACTCGGCGACGGCTATGCGGCGCTGCGCCCCGCCGCACATCTCCTGTCCGCCCCCGACCCGGACAAGCTCAACGTCGAGCTGCCCTTCCCCTGTGTGTGGGTCTCGCCCTGGTGGCGCGGCGCCGGGACGGAGCCGTTACGCCATTCGCTGGTCGTCACCGCGATCACCGGCGACGAGCGGCTGATCGACGACCTGCTCGCCGAGCCGACGATCGCCAACGTGTACTTCGGGCCACACCCGACCTGGCACGCGGCACCCAGGATCCCGCACGACGGGTTCTTGGCCGACGCGCTGATGCGCAACAAGGGCTTCATCCGGGATAACGGCTGACGCCGCGGGTCAACCGTCCCCGCCGCCGTCCGGCCGTGCCACCAGCGTGGGCGGAACCAGTTGCCCGGGCTGGGGCCAATTGCCGAACGCCTCGGCGTAGCTGTGACTCATCACCTCTATCACCGTGCCCCACGGGTCGGCCGTGTAAGCCAGGGTCCACGGGCGGCCCGGAACGAATTCGTACGGCGCCGCCAGCAGCGCGCCGCCGTGGTCGACGACGCGGTCGACCGTGGCCTCGACGTCCGGGTGGGTGAGGCACAGATGCCACAGCCCGCCGTCGAACCACAGCTCCCGTTCCTGCGGTCGCCCCGTTGCGCGCGTCGGCGGATCGAGGAATTGGAACAGCTCGATCCCCACCGAGTTCCCGGTGAGCAGGTGGGCCTGCCAGGCGCGGCGAAAGCCGCGGCCGAAGACCGACACCGCCTCCGGGTGGCCGGCGCTCTCGAGCACCCGCGGGCCCATGAGGCAGCGGAACCCGAAAACCTCGCCGTACCAATCGATCGCCGCGTGGATGTCGGGGACCGTTACCCCGACGTGGTTGACGACGAGCGCGGCCGCCCACCCGGTGGGCGACGAACTCAGCACCGAGCGGTTTTCGCTCAGCTTCCGAAGCCACCCCGGCCGCTCGCGACCGGCGGGGTGCCGCTGGTGCCGGCGTCGAGGTGGCTGGAGGCGAAGGCGACGCCCTTGTCGATCATGGCGCCGTCGTCGGCGTAGGTGTTGTGGGCGGCGAAGTTCATTCCGTCGGAGCACACCGGGTCTTCGGTGGCGCAGACCTTGATGGTCTTGTTCTGGTATGCCGGGCCGATGACGACCGGCGGTTCGCCGAGGAAGTTCATGGCGCGCACGTTGGGGGTGCCGAACAGCACGACGGAGGAGACGTGGTCGGCCACCGAGGGGTCCAGGGGTTTGGGCACGGTGTTGGGGTCGACGCCGTCGGGGACCGCGGGCGAGGTGACAAAGCCCATCACGGCCGCGCCCTGGGAGTAGCCGCCGAGCACCATCTTGGTGTTGGGGCAGTCGCGGGCCATCGAATTGATATGGACCGCGGCGTCTCTGATGCCGTCGACGCCGGTGTCCCATTGGTCGCTGGCGGGGTAGTTGACCGGGTAGACGTCGAAGGACTTGGTTCCCAGGCGTGCGTGCAGGGCGTCGACGAAGGCTTGTCCGGTGGGGCCGACGCCGGGGGCTTCGCCGGTGCCGCGGGCGAACACCACTTGGACGTCCGGGCATTGGGCGGCGGCGGTGGGCAGGAGGGAACCGGCCAGAGCCGAGGCGCCGAGGCCGGACGCCGCGGCGACTGCCGGAACAACGAAACGGGCTATTTGACGTGCGATCATGCCGCCATTGTGCCCAGTGAACGCTGGCCCTAAACAGGGAAAGCAGGGAAATTACTGCGAATTCACACAACCCGGTTCACCCCGCGCCACGCCGGTCGAGATTGCTTGCGCGCGACCCTCATCCGGCGCCGCGGCGGCCAGTGATCCCGCGCCCGCCCCGGCGGCAACCGGCAACGCCGGGGCGGGGCGCGGCCCTTGACCGCGATGTGGTCTGCTAGCTATGACGAGTCGAGTGCACGGTGAAGCCATCCGCCGATGTTCGACATGCGGCCCGAGTGAATGCAGCGGCAAAGTTGAATGCAGTAGTTGAGGTCCTCAGCAAGGTCACGGACCACCTGGCCAATCCGGCTCGGGTGTCGGATCCCGACAAGCTGCGCGGCGTCGTCACCGGTAAGACCGCGCTGGTGACCGGCGCCTCCTACGGAATCGGCGAGGCGACCGCACGCCGGCTGGCCGCGGCGGGGGCCACCGTGCTGGCGGTCGCCCGGTCCGAGGAACGCCTCGGCGACCTGGCGGCGTCCATCAACGCCGCCGGCGGCCGCGCGATCGCCTACCCGACCGACCTCACCGACGAGTCCGCCGTCGGCGCGCTGACCAAGGAGATCACCGAGCGCCACGGCGCGCTCGACATCGTGGTCAGCAACGCCGGTAAGTCGTTACGCCGCTCGCTGCATGACCAGTACGACCGGCCGCACGACTTTCAGCGCACCATCGACATCAACTATCTCGGGCCGATCTGGCTGCTGCTCGGGCTCCTGCCGGCCATGCGCGAAAGCGGACGCGGGCACATCGTCAACGTTTCCAGTGTCGGCGTGCGCGTCGTGCCGGGGCCGCAGTGGGGCGCCTACCAGGCGTCGAAGGGGGCGTTCGACCGGTGGCTGCGCAGCGTGGCACCGGAGCTGCACGCCGACGGTGTGGACGTCACCACCGTGTACTTCGCGCTGGTCCGCACCCGGATGATCGCACCCACACCCATCCTGGGCCGGCTCCCCGGCCTATCGGCCGACCAGGCCGCCGATGCGATCGCCAAGGCGGTCATCGAGCGGCCGCGCAGCAACGAACCGCCGTGGGTCTTGCCGGCCGAGCTGGCCTCCGTGCTGCTGGCCGGGCCGGCCGAACGCGCCGCCCGGCTGTGGTACCGGCGGTTCTTCTCCGATTCCGGCGCCCGGACGGCCCGGCCGTGACCGACGAAGGGGTGGTCGGCACCGCGGCGCGTGCGCTGCTGCGGTCGCGGCTGCTCGCCCCGCCGTCGCCGCTCGCGACCCTGCGGCTGCTCCACGAGGCCCGCCGGGGCGGCACCAACCCCTACACCCTGCTGGCGGTGACCGCGACCCGATGGCCCGAACGCGCAGCGATCGTCGACGACGACGGCGCCTGCGACTACCTCCAACTGCGGTCGGCGGCCGAATCGCTGGCGCGCCGGTTGTCCCGCGACGGGGTGGGCCCGGGCGATGCGGTGGGCATCATGTGCCGCAACGGACGCGGTTTCGTCGCCGGGGTGTTCGCGGCCGCCCTGGTGGGCGCCGACGTGGTCCTGGTCAACACCGACTTTCGCAGCGACGCCCTGGCGTCGGCGATGAGCGCCCACCGGATCGGCACGATGATCGCCGACGACGAGTTCGGCGAGCGCGCCCGTGCCGCCGACCCGTCGGTCGTCCTCATCGACCCCGCGACGGTCACCGCCCGGGCGGGTGACCCGCGGCCCGCCGTGGCCGCGCCCGGCCGGATCGTCCTGCTGACGTCGGGCACCACCGGCACGCCCAAGGGGGTGCCGCGCTCACCGCAGCTGCGTTCCGCGGTGGGCGTGTGGGTGACGATCCTCGATCGGACCGGCCTGCGCACCGGGTCGCGAATCTCGGTGGCGATGCCCATGTTCCACGGTCTCGGGCTGGGCATGATGATGCTCACCGTGGCCCTCGGCGGCACGGTGCTCACGCATCGGCACTTCGACGCGGAAGCCGCGCTCGCGCAGGCGTCGCTGCATCGCGCCGACGCGTTCACCGCGGTGCCGATCGTGCTCGCCCGCATCCTCGACCTGCCCGAGCGGGTGCGGGCCCGCAACCCGGTGCCCTACCTGCGGGTCGTGATGTCGAGTGGCGACCGGCTGGACCCCACCCTGGGACAGCGGTTCATGGACGCCTACGGCGAGATCCTTTACAACGGTTACGGTTCCACCGAGGTCGGCATCGGCGCCCTGGCCACTCCGGCGGAGCTGCGGGAGGCGCCCGAGACCGTCGGTAAACCGGTCGCCGGCTGCCCGGTGCGCATCCTGGACAGGAACGGCAGGCCCGTCGGCGCGCGCGTCACGGGCCGCATCTTCGTCGGTGGGAACCTGGCGAGCGAGGGCTACACCGGCGGTGGCGCGAAGACGGTGGTCGACGGCATGACCAGCACCGGCGACATGGGCTACCTCGACAACGAGGGCCGGTTGTACATCGTCGGCCGCGAGGACGACATGATCATCTCCGGCGGCGAGAACGTCTATCCGCGCGCGGTCGAGAACGCGCTCGCCCAGCACCCCGCCGTCGCCGACAACGCGGTCATCGGCGTTCCCGACGAACGGTTCGGCCAGCGGCTGGCCGCGTTCGTGGTCTTGCAGCCCGGCAGCAACACCGATCCGGAAGCGCTGCGGGAGTACCTCAAGGACAGGGTCTCGCGATTCGAGCAGCCCCGGGACATCAACGTCGTCAGCAGCATCCCACGCAATCCGGCGGGCAAGGTTTTGCGCAAGGAGCTGTCCGGCTAGGCCAGGCGCGAAGCCCTCAGTCGTGCTTGGGTTCCAGCGCGGCGACCTGCTTGGCCAGCCAGTTGGGCGCCAGCACCGACACGACTGTGGCGCCCGCGGTGGCGCTGACGACGCCGCTCCAGGCGACCGGACCCAGTGGCGTGCAACCGAAGAAGTGGCTGACGCCAGGGGTCTGGACGATGGCGACCAGCACGCCCGCGCTGCCCAGCGCCGTCCCCAGCACCAGCGGGCTGTGGCGGCGCGTCAGCAGGGTCTGCGCCAGCTGCGTGGTCACCAGCGCGGTCAGTCCCATGGTCGACGTGCGGCGCTCGGTGCCCGGCGTCCAGCGACCGATGGCCCAGGCCGCCGTCGCGCCCGCGGCCGTGACGGCGCCGCGGGTTACGATCTGCCGCATCAGGGGCGCGTCGAGCGATGGGGAGGGCCCGGACAGCGTCGCCAGCTGGAAGGCGCGGTGCAGCTCCTCGGCGTCGCGGTCGGCGCCGTCCTCGGCCTCCTCCGGCTCGGGGTACTGCGGGGTGACCGCGACCGCGAGCGCGGGGAACATGTCGGTCAGCAGGTTCACCAGCAGCAGCTGCCGGGTGCCCACCGGCGCGCGGCCGGTGCCCAGGGCGGTGCCGATGAGGGTGAACAGCACTTCGCCGACGTTGCCGCCGACCAGGATGCTCACGGCGTCCCGGACGCCGCCCCACATGCCGCGCCCCTCGACCAGCGCGTCGAGCAGCACGCCCAGGTCGTTGTCGGTCAACACGATGTCGGCGGCGCCGCGTGCGGCGGACGAGCCGCGTCCGCTCACGCCGATGCCCACGTCGGCCATCCGGATGGCGGCCGCGTCGTTGGCGCCGTCGCCGACCATCGCGATCGCCTGCCCACCGGCCTGCAGCGCCGCGACGATCTGCACCTTCTGCTCGGGGCTGACGCGGGCGAAGACCTGCACGTCGGCGGCGACTTTGGCGCGATCCTCCTCGCCCAGGGCCGCGAGTTCCGCGCCGGTGATCTCGCGCGCGTCCTCCGGTAGCCCCAGTTGCCGGGCGATCGCCCGCGCGGTCACCGGGTGGTCGCCGGTGATCAGCACCACCCGTCGGCCGGCTTCCACCAGCGCCTCGATGAGTGGCCGCGCCGACGGGCGCGCGGTGTCGGCCAGCCCGACGTAGCCGAGCAATTCCAGGTCGTGTGCGGCGGCGTCGACTTCGTCGGCGTCGGTGTCGTCCTCGTCGGTGCCGCGCTCCCAGCGGCGCTGCGCCACCGCCAGCACCCGCAGGCCCTGCTCGGCCAGGCGCAACACCAGCGACTCGGCGCGGTCGTGCTCGGCCTCCGAGTCGGTGAACCGGCAGCGCGGCAGGACCTCTTCCGGCGCGCCCTTGACCATCAGCATCGGTCCGCCATTGCCGCCCGCGACGCCGATCGCGGCGGAGTAGCCGCGACTGGACTCGAACGGCACATCCGCGATCACTGTCCAATCCGAGGCCCATTGGGCATCGACGGAATTCGCCGCCGTGAGGATCGCCTCGTCGGTGGCGTGCGCGTGGCCGCCCCCGTTGTGGGGCTGGGTGCTGCTGCGCGCGGCGGCCCGCAACACCGCGGCGGACGCCGGGTCGGCCACGTCGGGGAACGCGCCGTCCGCATCGGTCCCGTGCGGGACGCCGCGGACGACGCGCAGGTGGTTTTCGGTGAGCGTGCCGGTCTTGTCGAAACAGATCGTCTGCACCCGGCCCAGGGCTTCGACCGCGCGCGGCGTGCGGACCAAGACGCCGCGCCGCGACAACCGTTGGGCGGCGGCCAGTTGGGCCAGGGTGGCCACCAGCGGCAGGCCCTCGGGAACCGCCGCCACGGCGATGGCGACCCCGTCGGCGACCGCCTGACGCAACGAGCCCTGGTGCAGCAGCGCCAAACCGGTCACCGCCGCGCCCCCGGCCAGGGTCAGCGGGAGCACCTTGCTGGTCAACTCGCGCAACCGGGCCTGCACCCCGGCCGCGGACTCGACGTCGGCGATCGCCGAGATCGCGCGCTGCGCGGCGGTGCCCGCACCGGTCGCCACCACGATCGCGCGGGCGTGCCCGGCGACGATGGTGCTGCCCTCGAACAGCATGCTGGCGCGGTCGGAGTCGGCGACGGCCACCGGCTCGACCTGCTTGTCCACCGGCAGCGATTCGCCGGTGAGGAAGGACTCGTCGACTTCGAGGTCCTCGGCGACCAGCAGGCGCGCGTCGGCCGGCACCACTTCCGGGGCGGCCAGGTCGATGATGTCGCCGGGGCGCAACGATTTGGCGTTCACCGAGACCGTCCGCTCGGCGGTGCGCGCCGCCTCCAGCCGGCGGCGCGCCGTCGCGACCGCG contains:
- a CDS encoding oxygenase MpaB family protein; the encoded protein is MTAHNDGLIGPTAGTRFDTGVREAVPMPVDEADELAGDFARLGPASLIWKFYGDNRTQFFGFQRTAGVENCIEQLAQGVLDHSVVFSDTLGRAKRTAPPLMKTVYSDQPREWGRRVRDFHKTIKGTISDGTRYHALNPELFYWAHASFVDQVIYNTDTFIRRLSRAEKEQIFNEGKVWYSLYGVSDRAQPQTYDEFLAYWDEMLERFVPHKTVLYGTGYIRKGIPGPRWIPRPVWRVLSAPLNAYTRLVLVGTMPPQMREVCQLEWNPKKEKRFQRFAAAMRALNPPINRLPVKMIYTPWAAAAWRRSGVDPRRLHNRAR
- a CDS encoding SRPBCC family protein, with the translated sequence MIEFTLTRTSTAPIETVFDAMTDHRAIAAHTRGFRRSTLDREGNPAPNGVGAIRRLVAIGPPFVEEIIEYERPTRYAYKMLSGAPTRNHIGTIQLRETGTGTEVSWQLRSTLKIPGVERLMLPVFKKVIDELLKGGIAAAERRS
- a CDS encoding class I adenylate-forming enzyme family protein produces the protein MADIDFSLLDVPRSEPVEDGEAYLRAAIAWHFGEDTGSAFWLRTAATLDFNPLTDVNTFADLRLFPNLVNELRDVPVEELIPRGYGEPRPVPQVFESGGTTGAPKRTAQLPDWIAQVVRWQTEDFAGGGFRPGEGFLCLMPSGPHGVGYFSRLVSERLGATFHAIDIDPRWVKKVAARGAAAEVAAYVDHVVEQAVFVLRTQKVANLHTTPPLLEAMARDDRVVDLINDKIRYLLLSGAHVDADTLDLLRGIFPATTITMAFGSTMVLSQAVTRTDDGDVFVFDPRTPYVVFWVVDPDTGERVPYGRTGQVVMHHISKGMFIPNNLERDLAVRMPGPAGELSDSVSAVRPVSTFDGEAVIEGVY
- a CDS encoding aldehyde dehydrogenase family protein, whose product is MVPIDALGPEGEYRTRRREVLFSTAGAAVAELSIVPPLYVARTLAAQRKAVPLPVGRRAAALSVAAGIFTDDAVAGLDFERYVTLASRISGLPIAVTRAGARSVADAVGGAFDAVRPARPQGATLDWRENGTPRGGAVWARRGEVFAVHAAGNGPGVHGLWPQALALGYRVAVRPSRREPLTAHRLVHALRQAGFRPEDAVYLPTDHVGADEIIRSTDLAMVYGGQPVVDKYADDPAVIVNGPGRAKILITADQDWRAHVDLIVDSIANLGGMACVNTTAVLYEGDPAPLARAIARRLAAIRPMPTDDERAILPTQPVENARALADHLAAKAAGSTPLLGAEQVVAELGDGYAALRPAAHLLSAPDPDKLNVELPFPCVWVSPWWRGAGTEPLRHSLVVTAITGDERLIDDLLAEPTIANVYFGPHPTWHAAPRIPHDGFLADALMRNKGFIRDNG
- a CDS encoding VOC family protein yields the protein MLSSSPTGWAAALVVNHVGVTVPDIHAAIDWYGEVFGFRCLMGPRVLESAGHPEAVSVFGRGFRRAWQAHLLTGNSVGIELFQFLDPPTRATGRPQERELWFDGGLWHLCLTHPDVEATVDRVVDHGGALLAAPYEFVPGRPWTLAYTADPWGTVIEVMSHSYAEAFGNWPQPGQLVPPTLVARPDGGGDG
- a CDS encoding cutinase family protein, which gives rise to MIARQIARFVVPAVAAASGLGASALAGSLLPTAAAQCPDVQVVFARGTGEAPGVGPTGQAFVDALHARLGTKSFDVYPVNYPASDQWDTGVDGIRDAAVHINSMARDCPNTKMVLGGYSQGAAVMGFVTSPAVPDGVDPNTVPKPLDPSVADHVSSVVLFGTPNVRAMNFLGEPPVVIGPAYQNKTIKVCATEDPVCSDGMNFAAHNTYADDGAMIDKGVAFASSHLDAGTSGTPPVASGRGGFGS
- a CDS encoding SDR family NAD(P)-dependent oxidoreductase — encoded protein: MNAAAKLNAVVEVLSKVTDHLANPARVSDPDKLRGVVTGKTALVTGASYGIGEATARRLAAAGATVLAVARSEERLGDLAASINAAGGRAIAYPTDLTDESAVGALTKEITERHGALDIVVSNAGKSLRRSLHDQYDRPHDFQRTIDINYLGPIWLLLGLLPAMRESGRGHIVNVSSVGVRVVPGPQWGAYQASKGAFDRWLRSVAPELHADGVDVTTVYFALVRTRMIAPTPILGRLPGLSADQAADAIAKAVIERPRSNEPPWVLPAELASVLLAGPAERAARLWYRRFFSDSGARTARP
- a CDS encoding AMP-binding protein, producing the protein MTDEGVVGTAARALLRSRLLAPPSPLATLRLLHEARRGGTNPYTLLAVTATRWPERAAIVDDDGACDYLQLRSAAESLARRLSRDGVGPGDAVGIMCRNGRGFVAGVFAAALVGADVVLVNTDFRSDALASAMSAHRIGTMIADDEFGERARAADPSVVLIDPATVTARAGDPRPAVAAPGRIVLLTSGTTGTPKGVPRSPQLRSAVGVWVTILDRTGLRTGSRISVAMPMFHGLGLGMMMLTVALGGTVLTHRHFDAEAALAQASLHRADAFTAVPIVLARILDLPERVRARNPVPYLRVVMSSGDRLDPTLGQRFMDAYGEILYNGYGSTEVGIGALATPAELREAPETVGKPVAGCPVRILDRNGRPVGARVTGRIFVGGNLASEGYTGGGAKTVVDGMTSTGDMGYLDNEGRLYIVGREDDMIISGGENVYPRAVENALAQHPAVADNAVIGVPDERFGQRLAAFVVLQPGSNTDPEALREYLKDRVSRFEQPRDINVVSSIPRNPAGKVLRKELSG